Proteins from a single region of Chloroherpeton thalassium ATCC 35110:
- a CDS encoding alpha/beta fold hydrolase, with protein MILSRLTRFVWLWPMLVGAAFFSSGCGSSAQPARSVFDISPKERVLYERLLEQADGKVRYAESFDLTKLAMREIWPENPEQVRTILFFIHGTSAQSRLYLPLADTLKNHGIATVLLDLRGHGLSGGRRGHAPGIDALVRDVRIALDTIRHAYPGKNIVLGGHSLGAGLCVKFVEFFHERPSLYTRPDGMVLMSGGFIPNENCDSAEVRRVSQRQEGRSFANVNGWGLAAFLPAAYLDLHPRAIEVVLPNDSLVTKALQENLLTVNYSLQFFLASFPFQPKQTFRHIDFPILMLLGKDDELLKTCDAKYTYERAKSKVKDLYLLSETNHINIIWHSALAIADWLNQNISNSEKP; from the coding sequence ATGATACTTTCTCGCTTAACTCGCTTCGTATGGCTTTGGCCGATGCTGGTCGGCGCGGCTTTCTTTTCCTCAGGTTGCGGTTCAAGTGCGCAGCCCGCTCGCTCTGTGTTTGACATTTCGCCCAAAGAGCGGGTGCTTTACGAACGGCTGCTTGAGCAAGCCGATGGCAAGGTTCGCTATGCCGAGTCGTTTGACCTGACAAAATTGGCCATGCGCGAAATTTGGCCGGAAAATCCCGAACAGGTTCGCACGATTTTGTTTTTCATTCACGGAACTTCCGCGCAATCGCGTCTTTATTTGCCGCTTGCCGATACGCTTAAAAACCACGGCATCGCTACCGTCCTGCTCGATTTGCGCGGACACGGGCTTTCCGGCGGGCGGCGCGGCCATGCGCCCGGCATCGACGCGCTCGTTCGTGACGTGCGCATCGCGCTCGATACGATTCGCCATGCTTATCCCGGAAAAAATATCGTGCTGGGCGGCCACAGTCTCGGCGCGGGGCTTTGTGTGAAGTTCGTGGAATTTTTTCACGAAAGGCCGTCGCTTTACACCCGGCCTGACGGCATGGTTTTGATGTCCGGCGGATTTATTCCTAACGAAAATTGCGATTCGGCGGAAGTTCGGCGCGTGAGCCAGCGCCAAGAAGGCCGCTCGTTTGCGAATGTGAACGGATGGGGGCTTGCCGCGTTTTTGCCTGCGGCGTATCTTGATTTGCATCCGCGAGCCATCGAGGTCGTCTTGCCTAACGATTCGCTCGTCACAAAGGCGCTTCAGGAAAATTTGCTGACGGTAAATTATTCCCTTCAATTTTTCCTTGCGTCGTTTCCGTTTCAACCGAAACAGACTTTTCGGCATATCGATTTTCCGATTTTGATGCTGCTTGGAAAGGACGATGAATTGCTCAAAACTTGCGACGCGAAATACACTTACGAGCGTGCCAAGTCAAAGGTGAAAGATTTGTATCTTTTGAGCGAAACGAATCACATTAATATTATTTGGCATTCGGCGTTGGCCATTGCCGACTGGCTGAATCAAAACATTTCGAATTCAGAAAAACCTTAG
- a CDS encoding RidA family protein — MTRKLISTGSVFEAKIGYSRAVVDGDYVFVSGTTGYDYETMRISDGAPEQAEQCFKNIENTLAEAGSSLAQVVRVRYIFPDRRDFAPCLPVFQKYLGTVRPAATMMVAGLLDEKMKLEIEVTAKVTRL; from the coding sequence ATGACTCGCAAGCTGATTTCTACCGGCTCGGTATTTGAAGCCAAAATCGGATATTCTCGCGCTGTGGTTGACGGCGATTATGTGTTCGTGTCGGGGACAACTGGATACGATTACGAAACCATGCGCATTTCGGACGGCGCACCGGAGCAAGCGGAGCAGTGTTTCAAAAATATTGAAAACACGCTGGCCGAAGCCGGAAGTAGTTTGGCGCAAGTGGTGCGAGTTCGTTATATCTTTCCCGACAGACGGGACTTCGCGCCGTGCCTGCCGGTGTTTCAAAAATATCTGGGGACTGTTCGCCCTGCCGCGACCATGATGGTGGCTGGATTGTTGGACGAAAAAATGAAACTTGAAATTGAAGTGACAGCAAAGGTCACGCGCTTATAA
- a CDS encoding 3-isopropylmalate dehydratase large subunit: protein MGQTITQKILAKSARRNTVDPGESVWLNVDVLMTHDVCGPPTIGIWEREFGEQAKVWDKDRLVILPDHYIFTENTHANRNIDILRKFAKDYDLPNYYDVGSPRYKGVCHIALAEEGYNVPGTVLFGTDSHTCTSGAFGMFSTGVGNTDAAFILGTGKIWEKVPESMKFVFDGKMPKYLTAKDLILQILGDITTDGATYRAMEFAGEAIHSLPIDERMTLTNMAIEAGGMSGIIAADEITEAFVKARTSAPYEIFHSDPDAKYFSTYHYNVEELEPVVAKPHSPDNRDTVRNVAGTKLTKCYLGSCTGGKLTDFEFAAKVLHGQTVKVPTFVVPGSTLVAKQLTEKTIDGMTYMEIFEKAGCIIAESSCAACLGGPADTVGRSSDGDTVISTTNRNFPGRMGSKKSEVYLASPLTVAASAVNGVITDPRDFV from the coding sequence ATGGGACAGACGATCACACAAAAGATTTTGGCAAAGTCCGCCCGTCGCAATACGGTTGATCCCGGCGAGAGTGTGTGGCTGAATGTGGATGTTTTAATGACGCACGATGTTTGCGGACCACCAACCATCGGCATTTGGGAACGCGAGTTCGGCGAGCAAGCAAAAGTTTGGGATAAAGATCGCCTTGTGATTTTGCCCGACCACTACATCTTTACGGAAAATACACACGCCAATCGAAACATAGATATTCTTCGTAAGTTCGCGAAAGACTACGATTTACCGAACTACTACGATGTCGGCTCGCCACGTTACAAAGGGGTTTGCCACATCGCGCTTGCCGAAGAAGGTTACAATGTGCCGGGTACGGTGCTGTTCGGCACGGACTCGCATACTTGCACATCTGGCGCGTTCGGTATGTTTTCGACCGGCGTCGGAAATACCGATGCGGCCTTCATTTTGGGAACGGGCAAAATTTGGGAAAAAGTCCCCGAATCCATGAAGTTCGTCTTTGACGGCAAAATGCCGAAATATTTGACCGCAAAAGATTTGATTTTGCAAATCTTGGGCGACATCACTACCGACGGCGCAACCTATCGCGCGATGGAATTCGCCGGCGAAGCCATTCATTCCTTGCCAATTGACGAGCGCATGACGCTGACCAACATGGCCATCGAAGCCGGCGGCATGAGCGGCATTATCGCAGCGGACGAAATCACGGAGGCATTTGTCAAAGCTCGCACTTCCGCGCCGTATGAAATTTTCCACAGCGACCCTGATGCGAAATATTTCAGCACCTACCATTACAATGTGGAAGAGCTTGAGCCAGTCGTCGCCAAACCGCACAGCCCGGACAACCGCGATACGGTGCGCAACGTGGCTGGCACGAAACTCACCAAGTGCTACTTGGGTTCTTGCACTGGCGGAAAACTCACCGACTTTGAATTTGCCGCGAAAGTGCTTCACGGCCAAACCGTGAAAGTGCCGACCTTCGTTGTGCCAGGCAGCACTTTAGTTGCCAAGCAACTTACGGAGAAAACCATCGACGGCATGACCTACATGGAAATCTTCGAAAAAGCCGGTTGCATCATCGCCGAATCGTCTTGCGCGGCTTGCTTGGGCGGCCCTGCTGACACAGTCGGCAGAAGCTCCGACGGCGACACAGTCATCTCGACCACCAATCGCAACTTCCCGGGCAGAATGGGCAGCAAAAAGTCCGAAGTCTATTTGGCATCACCCTTGACCGTTGCCGCATCTGCAGTCAATGGCGTGATTACCGACCCGAGAGATTTTGTATAA
- a CDS encoding alpha/beta fold hydrolase, which yields MDIPSREIILSGYRHRYIDVGSGNKSLVLVHGVSSSLDIYEKVIPKFAEHYRVLAFDLLGFGESEKPPKENYTIHFYAKLINEFIQKSGALGEGKEVYLLGHSMGGKYAVATTILYPESVQKLILSNTDGFLHVPHVIRAASFWGVRHLVKKIVTRRAFVKKAMETVYYDASHITEEHFEYNVRMVQDEATFNTVMILNRNYKELDLARTGLRRRINEIKIPTLIIWGEFDKFISPKCAFTAKQEIANSELHIIKACGHAPMVEKHEEFAAVTLVFLEKP from the coding sequence ATGGATATTCCTTCACGCGAGATCATTTTGTCAGGTTATCGTCATCGCTACATCGATGTGGGAAGCGGGAATAAATCGCTCGTTTTGGTTCATGGCGTTTCGTCCTCGTTGGATATTTATGAAAAAGTCATTCCGAAATTTGCGGAGCATTACCGCGTGTTGGCCTTCGATTTGTTAGGATTCGGCGAATCGGAAAAGCCGCCGAAGGAAAATTACACGATTCATTTTTATGCCAAACTCATCAACGAGTTTATTCAAAAATCGGGTGCGCTTGGCGAGGGCAAGGAAGTTTATTTGTTAGGCCATTCGATGGGCGGAAAGTACGCCGTCGCAACGACCATTTTATATCCTGAAAGCGTTCAAAAGCTGATTTTGAGCAACACCGACGGCTTTTTGCATGTGCCGCATGTGATTCGCGCGGCGAGTTTTTGGGGCGTTCGGCATCTCGTCAAAAAAATCGTCACGCGCCGTGCGTTTGTCAAAAAAGCGATGGAGACGGTTTATTACGACGCCTCGCACATCACGGAGGAGCATTTTGAATACAATGTGCGCATGGTTCAAGACGAGGCGACCTTCAACACCGTGATGATTTTGAATCGCAACTACAAGGAACTGGATTTGGCGCGAACCGGCCTGCGCCGCCGAATCAACGAAATCAAAATTCCGACGCTCATCATTTGGGGCGAGTTCGATAAGTTCATCTCGCCGAAGTGTGCTTTTACGGCGAAGCAGGAAATCGCAAATTCGGAGCTTCACATCATCAAGGCGTGCGGCCACGCGCCGATGGTGGAAAAGCACGAGGAATTTGCCGCCGTGACGCTCGTTTTTTTGGAAAAACCCTAA
- a CDS encoding LeuD/DmdB family oxidoreductase small subunit, with amino-acid sequence MENIIKGKAYVLGNNIDTDQIIPAEHLVYSLTDPEELKNYGRYALSGVPPVQGGLPDGNIPFINGENYESEYSIIIGGSNFGCGSSREHAPFALQVAGVKAIIAESYARIFYRNSVDGGFVVPCEATEKINDKIKTGDEVEINVAEKTLTNLTDGKTYALNPLGDVLSIVEAGGIFEYARKNALLS; translated from the coding sequence ATGGAAAATATTATCAAAGGGAAAGCTTATGTGTTGGGAAATAATATCGACACCGACCAGATTATTCCCGCAGAGCATTTGGTTTATAGCTTAACCGACCCTGAAGAACTCAAAAACTACGGGCGCTATGCGCTTTCCGGCGTGCCTCCGGTTCAAGGCGGCTTGCCGGACGGAAACATTCCATTCATCAACGGTGAGAATTACGAGTCCGAATATAGCATCATCATCGGCGGTTCGAACTTCGGCTGCGGTTCTTCGCGCGAACATGCACCGTTTGCGTTGCAGGTGGCTGGTGTGAAAGCCATTATTGCGGAATCGTACGCACGGATTTTTTACCGCAACTCGGTCGACGGCGGCTTTGTCGTCCCGTGCGAGGCAACGGAAAAAATCAACGACAAAATTAAAACCGGAGATGAGGTAGAAATCAACGTGGCCGAAAAAACACTCACGAACCTCACCGATGGCAAAACTTACGCGCTCAATCCGTTGGGCGATGTGCTGAGCATTGTTGAAGCAGGCGGCATTTTTGAGTACGCCCGCAAAAATGCTTTGCTTTCTTAA
- a CDS encoding DMT family transporter, with product MWFALSLLSAVSKSASQILTKKLHALGTLELAAYSHIFSAVLILPLFFFVEIPLTGAFLYPTACSTVMNVVAILLLIQAIKISDLSYSIPFLSLTPVFVILVAFVFRGEVMSPLSASGIFLIVLGAFVIDARSLPDLARFGGARIFKDKGVLLVLSVALIYSVSSVCDKSATLASSPLAYVWLFTLARAAIFGLLLFLSRLKHGAKKSPAFERRNLLVLIFIGLIYFLEASFQMQAFEYGNVAEIIGVKRVSILFTSLSGFMIFKESFTRYKLIGAMLLVLGAVVIYVFR from the coding sequence ATGTGGTTTGCGCTGTCGTTGCTTTCCGCCGTCTCGAAGTCGGCAAGTCAAATCCTCACCAAAAAGCTGCACGCGCTCGGCACGCTCGAGCTGGCCGCTTATAGCCACATTTTTTCAGCCGTTTTAATCCTGCCGCTATTTTTCTTTGTTGAAATCCCGCTGACGGGCGCATTTCTTTATCCGACCGCTTGCAGCACGGTGATGAATGTCGTGGCGATTTTGCTGCTCATTCAAGCCATCAAAATCAGCGACCTCTCGTATAGCATTCCGTTTTTGTCCCTAACGCCGGTGTTTGTGATTTTGGTTGCTTTCGTCTTTCGGGGCGAGGTGATGTCGCCGCTGAGTGCGAGCGGGATTTTTCTCATCGTGCTTGGTGCGTTCGTCATCGACGCGCGGTCGCTCCCTGATTTGGCGCGATTCGGCGGCGCGAGAATTTTTAAGGACAAGGGCGTTTTATTGGTTCTCAGCGTCGCGCTAATTTATTCCGTCTCGAGCGTTTGCGACAAAAGCGCCACGCTGGCTTCGTCGCCGCTTGCGTATGTGTGGCTTTTCACGCTGGCACGCGCCGCAATTTTCGGCCTGCTGCTTTTCCTCTCGCGCTTGAAGCACGGCGCAAAAAAATCGCCGGCCTTTGAACGCCGAAACCTGCTCGTACTCATTTTCATCGGCTTAATTTACTTTTTGGAAGCAAGTTTTCAGATGCAAGCCTTTGAATACGGCAATGTCGCGGAAATCATCGGCGTGAAGCGGGTAAGCATTCTTTTTACCTCGCTTTCCGGCTTTATGATTTTCAAGGAATCCTTCACGCGCTATAAGCTAATCGGCGCGATGCTGCTGGTGCTGGGTGCGGTGGTGATTTATGTGTTTCGGTGA
- the cimA gene encoding citramalate synthase, with product MNTHQRIEFFDTTLRDGTQGEGVSLSVQDKLFIAQRLDEFGMDYIEGGWPSSNPRDEEFFNLAKSIDFKHAQLCAFGSTARFPNKIESDANLNGLLRAETPVITIFGKTWRFHSEKSLGLTDAENEELIFKSVQYLKSHGRKVIFDAEHFFDGYKADADFAKKMILAAERGGADIIALCDTNGGSLPHEVSEIMKDVLSTVSVPVGIHAHNDGELAVANSIAAVRAGATHVQGTMNGLGERCGNANLASIIPNLILKLKREPMQEALHLEKLTALSNFVNEILNLPSNTRSPFVGKSAFAHKGGIHVSAVLKDSLMYEHIDPTVVGNKQRVLVSDLAGQSNIRYKAAELGVDLESNKELAKKLVDHIKKLEYEGYQFEGAEASFELILRAELGEFKPYFSVLDSRVHTEYNKHGHHAAHVMLKIEVGGEIEHTAAEGDGPVNALDNSLRKALTRFYPEIADIQLIDYKVRVLDEKQGTSAKVRVLIETSDGHATWSTVGVSTNIIEASWQALSDSVNYKLFKLHQGNEMTV from the coding sequence ATGAATACGCATCAACGCATTGAATTTTTTGATACGACGCTCAGAGATGGCACGCAGGGCGAAGGCGTCAGCTTATCCGTTCAGGATAAGTTGTTCATCGCCCAGCGCTTAGACGAATTCGGCATGGATTACATTGAAGGCGGTTGGCCGAGCAGCAACCCGCGTGATGAAGAATTTTTCAACTTGGCCAAATCCATCGACTTCAAACATGCGCAGCTTTGCGCGTTTGGTTCAACGGCTCGCTTTCCCAACAAGATTGAATCCGACGCAAATTTAAACGGGCTGCTTCGTGCCGAAACGCCGGTCATTACTATTTTTGGCAAAACATGGCGTTTTCATTCCGAAAAAAGTCTCGGACTAACCGATGCGGAAAACGAGGAACTGATTTTCAAATCGGTTCAATATCTGAAATCGCATGGGAGAAAGGTCATTTTTGACGCCGAGCATTTTTTTGACGGCTACAAAGCCGACGCTGATTTTGCAAAAAAAATGATTCTGGCTGCCGAGCGCGGCGGAGCGGATATTATTGCGCTATGCGACACAAACGGGGGCTCGTTGCCGCATGAAGTTTCGGAAATTATGAAGGATGTGCTGAGTACGGTTTCCGTGCCGGTTGGCATCCATGCGCATAACGACGGCGAACTGGCTGTTGCAAATTCCATTGCGGCGGTTCGCGCCGGCGCCACACATGTGCAAGGCACGATGAACGGCCTCGGCGAACGCTGCGGCAACGCCAATTTGGCAAGCATCATCCCAAATTTGATTTTGAAACTCAAACGCGAGCCAATGCAAGAAGCGCTTCACCTTGAAAAGCTTACGGCGCTCTCGAACTTCGTGAATGAAATTTTAAATTTGCCCTCGAATACACGCTCGCCATTTGTGGGAAAATCGGCGTTCGCGCACAAAGGCGGCATTCATGTTAGCGCGGTTTTGAAAGACAGCTTGATGTATGAGCATATCGACCCAACGGTCGTCGGCAACAAGCAGCGCGTGTTGGTTTCCGACTTGGCCGGACAAAGCAACATTCGCTACAAAGCGGCTGAGCTTGGCGTCGATTTGGAGAGCAACAAGGAACTGGCGAAAAAATTGGTCGATCACATTAAAAAGCTCGAGTATGAAGGCTATCAATTTGAAGGCGCGGAAGCATCATTTGAACTGATCTTGCGCGCAGAACTCGGCGAATTCAAGCCCTATTTCAGCGTGCTGGATTCACGTGTGCATACCGAGTATAACAAGCACGGCCATCATGCAGCACATGTCATGCTCAAAATCGAAGTAGGTGGTGAAATTGAGCACACAGCTGCCGAAGGCGACGGCCCGGTGAATGCACTGGACAATTCGCTTCGAAAAGCCTTGACGCGCTTTTACCCTGAAATTGCAGATATTCAGCTGATTGACTACAAAGTCCGCGTGTTGGACGAAAAGCAAGGCACTTCGGCCAAAGTGCGCGTCTTGATTGAAACCAGCGATGGCCACGCGACTTGGTCGACCGTCGGCGTTTCCACCAACATCATCGAAGCCAGTTGGCAAGCCTTAAGCGACAGCGTGAATTACAAACTCTTCAAGCTGCATCAAGGCAACGAAATGACCGTTTGA